One genomic region from Sphingobacterium sp. UGAL515B_05 encodes:
- a CDS encoding YfiT family bacillithiol transferase, whose protein sequence is MQHELEKLRYPIGRFAIPDVIDSSLLNDWIKTIADFPARLKSEVGDLTNSALEKRYRPDGWTIRQVVHHCADSHMNSFVRFKLALTEEDPTIKLYEEKLWAELPDAKIIPIESSVKLLEGLHERWVILLKSLSAEQLERGFIHPVTKRLISLKVNIGLYAWHCNHHLMHIVNAKNH, encoded by the coding sequence ATGCAACATGAATTAGAAAAACTCAGATACCCCATAGGTCGTTTCGCGATACCCGATGTAATTGACAGCTCCCTGTTGAATGACTGGATCAAGACAATTGCAGATTTTCCGGCTCGGTTAAAATCCGAAGTCGGCGACCTTACGAACAGTGCGCTAGAGAAGCGTTACCGTCCTGACGGCTGGACGATACGTCAGGTCGTTCACCATTGTGCCGACAGCCATATGAATAGCTTTGTCCGCTTCAAATTGGCCCTAACGGAAGAAGATCCAACCATTAAATTATATGAAGAAAAATTGTGGGCCGAACTTCCCGACGCCAAAATAATTCCCATAGAAAGTTCGGTAAAATTGCTTGAAGGTCTACATGAACGTTGGGTCATACTGCTGAAAAGCCTTTCAGCTGAACAACTTGAAAGGGGATTTATTCACCCTGTTACCAAAAGACTAATTTCTTTAAAGGTCAATATAGGCCTGTATGCATGGCATTGTAACCACCACCTCATGCATATTGTCAACGCCAAAAACCATTGA